CATATCCATACTATAGATATCCGATACTAGCTAGAAAGATAAATGAGAGGGCTATAGATAGAAATGTTAGTGTTATTGGAACAGGTATAAACCCTGGGTTTCTCCTCGATACACTTGCAATAGTCTTAGCAGCACCATTCAATATTGTGAATAGTATAAGGGCTATAAGATCTATAGATGCTGCAAAGAGGAGAGAATCGTTTAGGAAGAAGATAGGTATTGGTGAAGATATTGAGAGAGTTAGAGAAATGCTTAGAAGAGGTGAGATTACGGGTCATGTTGGCTATGCAGAATCTGTTATGCTTATAGCTGATAAAGCTGGAATAAATCTCACTAAGGTTATAGAGGGTCAAGAGCCTATAAAGGCTGAAGCTGATGTTGAGTCTAGTGGGATTAGGGTTGGAAGAGGCTTGTGTAAGGGTATTAAGGGCTTTGGAGCTGGATATATAGGTGATAGAGAGATTATAAGGGTTGAGTTTTATGCATATGTAGGTGCTGAGGAATTTGAGGAGATATCTATTAGTGGTAGAGACTATAGCATTAGGTGGAGGAGCAGTGGAACACCTGGGGATATGGGTACAGCAGCAATAGTTCTAAGTATAGCTGAAAACATTGTTAACTATGGCCCAGGGCTTCTAACAATGGCAGATATAATACCGTTTAGACCCTATATAAAGGTTAGCTGAAGTGGATATACATAGAGATGCGGATTACTACATATATATAGCTACAGCAATACTATTCATAGCATTGATAATAGCATCTATAACCAATGATGTAATTCTATGGAGAATATTTTCAGCATTTGGAGAAGAGCTAGCATATATAGCTCTATCAATACTCATCTACATATTTATAGATCCATATACAGGCTTAACACTAATCTCTCTAACCATTCTCTCAGGCTCCATAAACATATTACTGAAATACACATTGAATCTTCCAAGACCTCCTAGAGAGCTTTGGAAGATTAGTGAAAGTGGCCCCGGTTTTCCAAGTGGTCATAGCCAAATATCATCTACATTCTGGACATTTATATGCATAGAAATGAAGAGTCTGTCCATGGTCGTACTATCCATATCTATTCTAATATCCATAGCCCTTTCAAGAATTTTCCTAGGGGTGCACTACTGGTATGATGTTGTTGGTGGATTAGCTATAGGTATAGCAATAACTTCAACATCTATACTCATACTAAGAAGATTTGATGAGAGGAAAACTCTAGCTATACTAAATATATCGACATTCATAGTATCGCTATACAATGTATATATGGGTCATGAGATACATCTATCACTAGCATTAGTAGGACTATCAATAGGTTTTACACTAGGCTATAAATGGATAACCAAATCTGTTAGCATTATCAGAAATACTAATATCTATGGAAAGATTATTATGTTTATAGCTATTGTAGCTATAGCTATTATACTAAGAGAGATCTCCAGCATCTCACCAGCTATTACACCTATATCATATATATTGATAGCATTGTCAATCCTATCGATACCTATACTATATGAGAAGTTCGCTTCTAGGGAAAAAGGTTTTGGTTCTGTGGAAGCGGAAGATTTATAAACCTCTGTAGAGTTTAGGATATCTCTAGGAGGTGTAGATATATGGTGAAGGTAAGCAGATCTCTAGCTGTAAAGGATGAAACTGTATTTCTAAGCAAAGGACTTAAAGCACTTAGATATTCATCGGCTGCAAAACTACTAAGAGTGTTTAAGAGCCCAACACTAGGAACAGAGCTCTCGGACTGCATGGACAAAGGACCTGTATATATAGTTAAATTCAAGAACTATACAGTTATTGTCCAGCCTGACCATGTACATGTTGTAGAAGCTAAAAGTGAACAGGAAGCTACTTCAGTTGTAGAAGAACTTGCAAAGGCAATTAGCTAAATTTATAACTTATAACCATAGCTCTACCAGATAAATATATTTTTTATCCTCATCTTCTCACCTTATCGATAAGAACTATAGATAGTACTCCTATTGCCGATAGATAGAATGCTAGCTCTGGCCAAAGCGTAGAAGCTATATAGCTACCTATAGTCATAGATATAGCTGGAACAATATTCTGTATAAGGAAGAGTAGAGAGGTTTGTTGAATCCTTACACCTCTATCAACATCTTTTACAAGATAGCTAAAGAGTGTTAGCCATAGACCTATACCCCCTGCTCCAGCTATAAAAGATCTTACTATCTGTAGATCTAGTCTAGACATAAATGGAAAGACAATGTTTGCCGCTATAGATATCAATATAGCTATTTTTGCTGTATTTATAGATCCAATTCTATATATAGCAATAGTCCATGTCCAAGGCGTTAGAAAACTAGCAATAGTTGATGCAGTATTCATTAAAGCTAGCCAAAGCTCATCTGCACCCCATCTCTCTAGCATATAGGGGACATATATAGAGGATGCAAAGTTTATAGATAGATATATTATCGTTACCACAACACAGAATGTTGCTAAATCTCTAGCAAGTTCTATAGCAGATCTCCTATCTATATCATCATTATACCTATTGATTATCTCTCCTAATCTAAACATTAATGGTAAATCAGATAGAAATAACAGTGAAGCTAATGTGAATAGAAGTCCGTATTGCCTTACACTATTAGATGTATATAGAAGTATACCTGCAATACTATTGCCTATAAACATTCCTATAGTTCCCATAATAGAGTCTAGAGCAATATACCTTGATCTAAGGTTCAATGGAATATTATCAGCTATATAATCAGCCCACGATAAGCCAGCTATAGATGAAATAAGATTTGCTGTGGAAAACCCTATGGATACTACATAAACTAAAATTTTACCGCTGAAGACCTCAAAAAATATTATCAACGAGGTTAAGAGGAATATAATTCTAGAGATGGATATAGATATCTTAAAGAGATACAGCCTCTTACACCTAATGGATCTGGGGATAAATAGAGCTACTAGATATGTTAGAGATGCCGAATACATAGGTAAACTAGCAACAATATTAACATCAAAATAATCTGGAGATACCCTTGAGGCAAGAGCAGTTCTATAAAGCCATATAGAACCGAACCATATACCCCATAGAATAGCATCTATAAGTAAAATTATGATTATCTTTCTAGGGCTATCAATAGCCATAGCCTCGATACACCTTGGTAAAGCTTTTTATCTAGATTAACACGATATAAATCGTATTGTATCGATTTTCCCTATACCTAGGTATTGGTGGTATTAGATATGTGTGAAAATGATCTTAAAAACGTTGTTCAGATAGGTATAGTTGTAGACAATATTGAGAAAGCTGTTGAGTCTTGGTCAAAACTTCTTGGTGTAGAGCCTCCAGAGATTATCGAGACTGGTCCTTTGGAAGAGACGAAGATGGAGTTTAGAGGAAGGCAATCTAGTGGTAGAGCCAAGCTAGCCTTTATAAAACTTGAGAATATTGTTATAGAGCTTATAGAGCCTATAGATGGGCCTAGTACATGGAGAGAATTTCTAGAGAATCGCGGTCCTGGTATACATCATATAGCGTTTGATGTAGGTAAACCTGAGGAATGTCTAGAGAAGTTAGAGGGTCTTGGTGCTAGAGTTGAGCAGAGGGGTATGTTTAGAGGAGGATACTATGTATATGTCGATGCTAGAAAAAGTCTTGGGGCTATTATAGAGATACTTCATCACTATAGAGATAGATGAGGAGATATATATGTATGATCTGAGGAAGATTCTTGAGGATCTCGTCAATGAGAGGATAGATATAGATGAAGCTGTAAAGAGGATTAGGCTATTTGGTATTGAAAATATTGAGAATATGATTAGATTTGATATTAGTAGACATCTTAGGAGGGATGTACCGGAGATAGTATTTGGGGAGGGAAAGGATGTAGAGAGTCTAGCTAGAATTATAAAGGAGGTTACACAGCAGATAGGTAGAGTCATAGTATCTAGACTTAGCCCTAGACAGATAGAGTTTCTGAGAAGGTTAGAGCTAGACAATATCTCTATAGAAATCAATGATAGGGGGAGGATAGCTGTTGCTAGATTAAAGAACTATACAAAACCCTTCTACAACTGTAGGATAGGGATTGTAGCTGCTGGAACAGCTGATATTGGTGTAGCTGAGGAGGCTAGAGTAGTTGTTGAGGAGATGGGGTGTAGAGCCATAGCTATATATGATGTTGGTATAGCTGGTCTACATAGGGTTATAGAGGCTGTAAAGAGGGTTAAGGAGGAGGATGTAGATGTTGTTATAGCTATTGCTGGTATGGAGGGTGCACTACCATCGGTTCTCGCATCACTTCTAGATATACCGGTGATAGGAGTTCCAACATCTATTGGATATGGTGTTGGTGGTAAGGGAAAGTCTGCTTTATACTCAATGCTACAAGCATGCCCCTTAGGATTAGCAGTAGTTAATATTGATAATGGTGTTAATGCAGCTATTATTGCAAGTCTTATTGGTAGGAGAATCGCTTTGTATAGATCTAAATGCTAATCATATATAGACAATATTTAGATGTACTAGGAATAGCCTTGGTAAAGATGTCAAACTAGATATATTTATTATAGCTATACAAACATTTTTCTATAGCTTAAATAATGACGATAGATAGCTATATCCTAGGCGGTGTATAGCCATTGACTATACTAGTATTTGATCCATCTATAGCTGGAGTCTCAGGAGATATGATACTAGGATCTCTAGTTGATTTAGGAGCAAACCAAAGAGAGATAGAGTTGCTGAGAGAGTTCATACCGAGATATGTAGATGGTGTTAGTGATATAGATATATCATTTATTGATGTTCATAGAGGTGGGTTTAGAGCTAAGAAACTTGTGGCAAAGTTTATAGATAGAGCTTCTCATAGACATGGGATAGAGATGATAAGAGCAGTAGAGAGAATTGTTATGGATCTAGAGCTTAGTGATAAGATGAAGAGCTTTGCTATAAATGCTATAAAATCTCTTGTAGAAGTTGAGGCATATGTACATGGTGTATCCATAGATAGTGTTGAGCTAGATGAATCTGGATCTATAGATACTATAATAGATATTGTTGGAACAGCTATAGCTCTTCAAAGCCTTGGGATAGCAGATTCAACAGTATTGTCACTACCTATAGCTTTGGGTGGAGGAAAAATAAGTTTTTCCCACGGGATATTCTCAGTACCCACACCTGCAACTCTAGAGCTTGCTAAAAGGGGTAGAGCTCTAGTCTTTGGAGGACCTATAGATGAAGAGCTTGCAACACCTACTGGTGTAGCTATACTCATAAATCTTGTAGATAGATTTGAGGCTAGACTTCCACCAGTAAAACCTATTAGAATTGGATATGGTGCTGGAGATAAGGAGTTTAAATCTATTCCAAACATATTGAGGGCTATACTATGTGAGAATACCAATGAAGTAGATGGCTATAGTCTGGAGGAGATAGGGGTTATAGAGACAGATATAGATGATGCTACAGGTGAGATGGCTGGCTATATAGTTGAGAGATTACTCAATAGTGGTGCAAGAGATGTATCTATAATCCCCCTATATATGAAGAAGAATAGACCTGGCTTCATGATTAGAGCAATAACAGATATTGACAATATGACTAAACTAGCTGATATCCTCATCAGGGAGATTGGGACTCTTGGAGTAAGATATAACATATATAAAAGAGTTGTTGTTCCAATAAGAGAGTTAAGACCTATAGAGATAGAGATAAACGGGAGAAAGGCTACCATAACACTAAAAATTGGTAGAAATCTTAGGGGAGAAATAATATCGGTAAAACCTGAATACGAAGATTTAAAGACTATATCTAAAGAGTTTGGAATTCCAATAAAAGATGTATTGAGAATCATATATGAAAATATAGGTAGATATATCAACTATAGACACTAAATACAACATAACTATATGATTATCTTGGAATCCCGAGATCCATAGTGTTTTAAAGTCTTAGGCAAACTCGATAAGAGCTGCCGTGGTTAGACTTAGAAGAAATACAGTGGATCAAACCTGGGAAACACTATTATATTAACGATGTTATTTTTCATAACCAGTAGAAATATTATTTATTCAACCAAATACTCAAAATAGTTTAAGAGGTAGGGAGCATGTCTATAGCTATTGTAAGAGCTGAAGATAGTTATAATGGTACAAAAAGGGTATTAGAGCTTATCAAGAATGAGATCTATGAGAAGGTTGGTGGTAGAGAGAGGTTCTTGATAAAACCTAACTTTGTATCTACATATACATATCTAAGTGCAACACCTAGAGAAACTGTTGAAGCTCTCCTAGAATTCATACATAGCACTTTTAATGTTTCTGAGATTATAATAGCAGAGTCTCCAGCTATGGGAAGTGCTTGGGAGGGCTTTAAGAATTATGGCTATTATGAGCTGAAGAAGAGGTTTGGAGATATAGAGTTTGCTGATCTAGATGACTATGACTATAAAGAGATTGAGCTTGTCGATGAATATGGAAAGACCTTTAGAGTACCTATATCAAGTATAATTCTTGATAATAGATATGTAAGGATATCTCCCTGTAGAGCTAAAACACATGATACTGTTATTGTAACTCTAAGTATTAAGAATATAGTTGTTGGATCTATAAGAAGAGGATACAAGTCTAGGATACATAGAGGCTATTATACAATCAACTATGCAATAGCAAAAATAGCTACATACATAATGCCAGATTTAGGTATTGTTGATGGTGTAGAGGCTATGGAGGGTAATGGACCTGTAGCTGGTGATCCAAAGAGATGGGGAGTTGTTTTTGCATCTATAAATCCTGTTAATCTCGATATAGCTGTATCCTATGGAATGGGTTTTGACCCCCATGATATAGGGTATCTATATCTACTTGCTAACTGGGGATATGGAGAACTAGATTTATCTAAGATGAGAATTGTTGGTGAATCTCTAGAGTCTATTAGGACAAAGTTTAAGCCTCATTCAACATATAGAGATCAGCTCTCTTGGAAGAGATTTCTAGCCATGAGATAGATCTATATTCATAAATATTTTTAGGTCTCAAGAACATAGATATTAAATGGTATTGAATATGACCTTCCCAGGAAAGAGAGTTGCTGTAGGATCAGATGATCTATATCCAGTTGTAAATGCAGTGGTTAGATATCTTAAGGAGAAAGGCTTTGAGATAATACCTGTAGGAGCTATAAAGACTGGAAAGCCAGAGCCCTGGCCCATTGTGGGTTATGAGGTTGGAGAACTTGTTGCTAGTGGTAAGGCTGATTGGGGTATAGTAATCTGCTATACAGGTACAGGAGTTTCTATAGCTGCAAATAAGGTTAGGGGTGTGAGAGCTGCTCTATGTAATGATGCTGAGACAGCTCGTGGTGCAAGGCTATGGAATAATGCAAATGTATTAGCATTGAGTGGAAGACTTGTAACAGAGTATGTAGCAAAGGAGATTTTAGAGGCGTGGATCTCAACAACAAAGATAGATGAGTCTGAGGCTAGGAATATAGAGATGCTTGAGAAGCTTGATAGAGAGGGTAAGATATAGAGTAATGATAAAAATATATACTTAGCAATACACAGATATTTCCTAAGGTGTTAAAATGTATAAGTATCTCTATGTAGAACCCACAGTACTTAAGAAGCTCAGCAGTAATGTAACAAAGATGTGGCTACCATTTCTACTCCTAAGATTTAGTGAATATAAACCAAATAAACAATACATTGCTGATTGTCTATTGAGAGGAGCTATAGATAATAGATATATATCGATATTCACACTAAGAGAACTTCCAAAGAATACAAAGATAGTTGATACACCATCTATAGAAGCTGACATACCTGTAAAGACATGTATGAATACCGATATAGCAACAGATCTTATGCAGATAGGTATTGATTATATCAATAACAATTTTGATAAACTCGATGAATTTATTACAATGGTTGAAGAGTATAGAGATGTTGAGATATCGACAAGAGTATTCCTAAGAACTAGAAGATACGTTATACCAGCAGAGAGGATTAAGGCGATAGATAGAAAAATAGCTATAGAGGTAGTGGGTGGATTAATAAAAAAGTTCCGTATGTATAGACAAGGTGAAAAAACTGTTCTACCACCGGTAATAGATATACAACCTATCTATGCATTTATTTATATAAGTGGTATGAATGCAGGGCTAGTCATAGGAAAGAAGATTATACCTATAAATATATATGCAAAACTATTATCAAAACAAAAAGTTAGAGAATCTATACTTGGATCCTGACAATATCTATATCTACAATATCTTTATTCCATTAGATCCTCTCTCGTAGCATACCATTCCATTTATATATACTGCACAGTATACATATCTCCTAGATTCAGATCCTATACCATCTACAACCTCGGCATCTCTCTGAGCTACCTCACCATCATCTCTTGCCTTCATTCCGTCTACCACATTGGTAAATATTTTCGCTATTCTAGTTATACTTCCAAATATATGAGTTATATTGAGTCTACTCAAATTTCTCACCTCTACTCTGCGTATATATGTTAGCACTCTTATATATAGTGCGGTGTATCCATATATAACAGATTATACTGGGTAGAACAATTACACCTGTTTGAAAACATATAAAAATATTTGGGTTATTAGGAGATGTAGTTCAATATGTATTAAGATATGATAAATCTATTTTCTCTGGTTCGTAGTCCCTAAGTCTATTCTCAAGATACTCCTGATATCCTGCTAAATCAAGTAGTCCATGTCCACTTAGATTGAATATTATTACCTTCTTCTCCCTCTCTTCTCTAGCTCTTATAGCTTCATCAATAACAGCTTTAACTGCATGTGCAGACTCAGGAGCAGGAACAATACCCTCCATCTGTGCAAATAGTTGTGCAGCTCTAAATACCTCTGTCTGATGATATGCTACAGGTTTAACGATATTGTTTTTCACTAGAAGTGCAAGTGTTGGTGCAACACCGTGGTATCTAAGTCCTCCTGCATGTATTGGTGGAGGGGTGTATCTATGTCCAACTGTATACATCTTTAGCATTGGTGTTAATCTTGCTGTATCTCCATAGTCATATGTATATATACCCCTGGTCATTGATGGAACTGCCTTTGGCTCTACAGCTATGATTTTAACAGATTTCTTCTTCCCCCTAACAATCTCCTCATAGTAGAATGGATATGCTAGTCCTGCAAAATTACTTCCACCACCAACACATCCTATAACTATATCTGGTAGCTCTTCACCAATAAGCTCAAATTGCTTAATAGCCTCTAGACCTATTATCGTTTGGTGTAAAAGTACATGGTTTAATACCGACCCAAGACTATACTTTGTACCAGGATTTGTAACTGCATCCTCTATAGCTTCACTAATAGCTATACCAAGAGAACCAGGGTGATTAGGATCTCTCTCAAGAATCTCTCTACCGCTCTTGGTATATGGACTTGGGCTGGGTATAACCTCTGCACCATATATCTGCATAAGTATTCTCCTATATGGCTTCTGATCATAGCTAGCTCTAACCATATAAACCCTAACCTTTAGACCAAAGAGAGCTCCCGCCAAGGCTAGCGCAGATCCCCATTGCCCAGCTCCAGTCTCTGTAGTAAGCCTTTTAGTACCTTCAAGCATATTGAAATATGCTTGTGCTATAGCTGTATTTATCTTGTGTGAACCTGTTGGCAATACACCCTCATACTTATAATATATCCTTGCAGGAGTATCCAAAAACTCCTCAAGCCTCCTAGCCCTAAACAAAGGAGTAGGTCTACCAAGTTCTAGGTATAGGGATAGCAATTCATCTGGAATCTTAATGAATCTCTCAGTACTAAACTCCTGCTCAATAAGTTTCTTAGGGAATATAGCTATGAGTTCCTCGGGCTTTACATCCTCCCCATTTGGTTTTTTCATTGGTGGTAATGGTTCTGGTAGATCAGGAACTATGTTATACCAGTGATCAGGTAGTATATCTTCTGTTTGTGGAGATCTAAGATGCTTTATCTCCATTGGCGCAAGGATTTCACCAAGAAAAAGTTGTTGGGAGGGGTTAAAAAGATTTGTGTAGATTAATCTATGCAAACTCTCTATCTAGATATCTAATAGAGTAGACTATCCTTATATCTCTACTCAATCTATCAAGTAATAACCAATCCTCTTGTGATAATCTCCACCCAACAGCACCAACATTATCCACAACTTGCTCAGGGTTCTTAGCACCTGGAATTGGCACAACAACTGGGCTTGCCATAATAAGCCAGTTGAGAGCTATTTGTGTAGGAGTCTTTCCATACTTCTTTGAAAGTTCATTTAAAACTTCAACAACTTTATAAACTTTCTCAAAATTCTTTGGATGAAACACTGGCTCTCCTGATCTTACATCTTGAAACTGTGGAAGATTTTGAGGAGTATACTTTCCTGTTACAGCACCTTTTGCTATTGGACTCCACGCCATTACAGTTATTCTATTTTTCTCTGCATATGGTATAAGCTCCTTCTCAGCATATCTCTCAACAATATTATATCTAATCTGAAATACCTCTACATCCACAGTTGACAAGCACTTTCTAAATGATTCAACAAGTTCTACTGGAAAATTACTCAGACCAATATATCTTACCAAACCAATTCTAACCATCTTCTCCATAGCTCTAGCATATTCACATGTAGGATAGTTATGCCATACAGGTGGCCAGTGAGCTAATAACACATCTATATATCCTAGCCCAAGAATCCTTACCGATTTTTCAACAGCTAGGGGAATATCGTATTCATTTAAAAAGTCTCCAGGTATTTTTGTTACAACAACCACATCATCTCTCTTAACATTAGCTTCCCTGAGAGCTCTCCCAAGATAATTCTCGCTTACCCCAAGTCCATATACCATAGCTGTATCAAAGAAATTTACATTGAGCTCAATAGCCTTTTTAACAACTTCTTTAGCAATACTATAATCTGGTTTTGTCCAAGCTTCACTAAACTGCCAAGCTCCAAGCCCTATTCTTGAAATCTTTATATCTGTTTTCCCAAGTGTTACATATTCCATATCTATCTACCAAATACTCTAGGTGCAACTCATTACAAAAATGTTTTCTATATGACAGCTACAATATATACTAGTGTATATTCATAGAGCTTAGAGCTATATCTAGATACCTATCATTGAATCCTACTAGAATAAATTTTATTCTCTCAATCCTATCTATTGGAATATCAAGAGGATCTCTATAATCACATACATATGCCTTTGCCCCTAACGCCATAGCTATTCTTAGTGCTGCTGAAATATCAACATTCCTCAACTTAGCTCTAGCATCTATAAATACCTCAGCATTCCCCATACCAACATATACTATATCTAGTGCTGCACTTCCAAGAGATCTAATAGTAAGTTTCTCATTTCTATTCCTAATATAGTTCTCAAGAGGTTTATATGTAGAGTAGGACTCAAAGTATCCTAATACTATTGGCTTAGGAATAACACCTCTATATATCTTCCTCTCACCAATTCTTACATCTCCATAGTCATATACATACATTCTATCTCTAAAAATCTCTGAAACAATAGCGAATTCTATATCCTTTAAAGTATTGCTTCTCCCTCCCCTAGCTATAGCTATAGATATAGATGCCCATGGTATCTCAGCATCATAGTTAGTACTACCATCAACAGGATCTATAATAGCTATCCATCTAGAGCCATACTGTCTCAGCCCCCTCTCCTCACCAATAATCATAACCTCGCCTAGTACCTCCCTCAGACAATTAGATAGAATATCCTCTGCAATAAGATCGAACTCCTTTGAAATATCGCCAGAAACATTATTCCCAACAATACCTCTCGGTGTTTCACCTAGTAGATATCTTCTAACATTATCAACACACTTAACTATACCCATCTTAATCTCATTTATATCCATATAAACCACTGATATAGCTCGATCTAGCTGTACCAGCTACAGTTGTCATCAATAAAAAGATTTATTAAGATCGATGAATTTAGCTCTTTGAAGATACTTAGCATTTTACCATATCCTCGCAACCCCTAGAGCTACTCCTATGATAGCTGATATCGCTATCATTACTATTGGATCGTGTTTAAATATAGTTACAGCTATAAACACCGTTACAGCTATAGCTATAGTAGCTATTGTCTGTATATTGTTCAACCCCTTGAATACCCCTGTTATAACTGTTATTAAAGCTGATGTAACTAGACCTATAACAGCTCCTCTAATACCATTTAACAGTGCTCTTACAATGGGATGGGTATAGAATCTCTGTAGAGCTGTTGCAATAAGTATTATTACTGTAAATGGAGGTATGACTACACCTAGTGTAGCTAATATAGCACCAGCTATACCCCCAACTCTATAGCCAACATATGTAGCTGCATTTATAGCTATAGGACCTGGGGTAGATTCGGCAATAGCTATAAGATCTAGAAATTCTTCCTCACTAAGCCATCCATATCTATCAACAACTTCATGCCTAATAACAGGTATCATAGCATAGCCACCACCAAAGACAAATGCCCCTATCTTCAAAAACGTTATAAACAATGTTATTAGCGTATATACATAGCCATACATATAAGATCACAAAGCTATGTAGATAGCATTAGAATATATATACATTTATATATCCTTGGAGAAAATATTGATCTTAGTGATGAGTCCTAGACCAAATGATTGATGAAGAATCTCCAAAATCTGATCAAAATCTGCGTAAACTTTTTAAACCTCTCCATAGTGTTTATAGTTCTGAGGGATAAATATGAGCCAATGGTAAATATATGTCCTAAATATATAGATGAGATTCTCCCTAGCTATTGGTATAACATAATACCTGATCTACCAAAGCCATTACCTCCACCAAGAGACCCTGAAGATACATCCTCTAGAATAGATCTATTGAGAAAAATACTTCCTAGGGAAGTACTGAGGCAACAGTTTACAGTTGAACGCTTTGTCAAGATCCCAGATGAGATAAGAGACATGTATGAGGTTATTGGTAGACCTACTCCTTTGTTTAGGGCTAGGAGGCTTGAGGAGTTTTTGGATACTCCTGCAAGGATATATTATAAGTATGAGGGTGTATTGCCAACAGGTTCACACAAGATAAATACAGCTATAGCACAAGCATATTATGCTCTAAATGATGGTGTTAATGGTGTTACGACTGAGACTGGAGCTGGACAGTGGGGATCTGCTGTAGCTCTAGCTGCATCGCTTTATGGGTTAAAGTCATATGTGTTTATGGTTAGAGTAAGCTATGAGCATAAGCCTGGGAGGAAACATCTAATGGAATTCTATGGAGCAGAGGTTATCCCTAGTCCATCGAAGCTTACAAAGATTGGTAGAGAGATTCTTGAGAGAGATCCAGAGAATCCTGGTTCTCTTGGTATAGCTATTAGTGAAGCTATTGAGTATGCTATTGATCATGGATATAAGTATCTAATGGGTAGTGTACTAGATGTTGTACTCCTCCACCAGAGTATCATTGGTTTAGAGGCTATTAAGCAATTTGAGCTTATTGGTGAAGAGCTACCAGATATAGTTATAGGATGTGTTGGTGGTGGAAGTAATTTCGCTGGACTAGCATATCCATTCATAGGACTTAAAAACAACTCTAGTAGAAGATATATAGCTGCAGCTTCTTCAGCTGTTCCAAAGTTTTCAAAGGGTGTATATAGATATGACTTCCCTGATACAGCTGGTCTACTACCACTAGTAAAGATGATAACACTTGGGAAAGACTTTATACCACCACCTATATACTCAGGAGGACTTAGATATCATGGGCTTGCACCATCACTAAGTCTATTGGTTAATGAGGGAGTTATAGAGTGGAGAGAGTA
Above is a genomic segment from Ignisphaera aggregans DSM 17230 containing:
- a CDS encoding 1-(5-phosphoribosyl)-5-amino-4-imidazole- carboxylate (AIR) carboxylase (COGs: COG1691 NCAIR mutase (PurE)-related protein~InterPro IPR000031~KEGG: kcr:Kcr_0479 1-(5-phosphoribosyl)-5-amino-4-imidazole-carboxylate (AIR) carboxylase~PFAM: 1-(5-phosphoribosyl)-5-amino-4-imidazole-carboxylate (AIR) carboxylase~SPTR: B1L453 1-(5-phosphoribosyl)-5-amino-4-imidazole-carboxylate (AIR) carboxylase~PFAM: AIR carboxylase), which produces MYDLRKILEDLVNERIDIDEAVKRIRLFGIENIENMIRFDISRHLRRDVPEIVFGEGKDVESLARIIKEVTQQIGRVIVSRLSPRQIEFLRRLELDNISIEINDRGRIAVARLKNYTKPFYNCRIGIVAAGTADIGVAEEARVVVEEMGCRAIAIYDVGIAGLHRVIEAVKRVKEEDVDVVIAIAGMEGALPSVLASLLDIPVIGVPTSIGYGVGGKGKSALYSMLQACPLGLAVVNIDNGVNAAIIASLIGRRIALYRSKC
- a CDS encoding protein of unknown function DUF111 (COGs: COG1641 conserved hypothetical protein~InterPro IPR002822~KEGG: msi:Msm_0935 hypothetical protein~PFAM: protein of unknown function DUF111~SPTR: A5ULR2 Putative uncharacterized protein~PFAM: Protein of unknown function DUF111~TIGRFAM: conserved hypothetical protein TIGR00299); the protein is MTILVFDPSIAGVSGDMILGSLVDLGANQREIELLREFIPRYVDGVSDIDISFIDVHRGGFRAKKLVAKFIDRASHRHGIEMIRAVERIVMDLELSDKMKSFAINAIKSLVEVEAYVHGVSIDSVELDESGSIDTIIDIVGTAIALQSLGIADSTVLSLPIALGGGKISFSHGIFSVPTPATLELAKRGRALVFGGPIDEELATPTGVAILINLVDRFEARLPPVKPIRIGYGAGDKEFKSIPNILRAILCENTNEVDGYSLEEIGVIETDIDDATGEMAGYIVERLLNSGARDVSIIPLYMKKNRPGFMIRAITDIDNMTKLADILIREIGTLGVRYNIYKRVVVPIRELRPIEIEINGRKATITLKIGRNLRGEIISVKPEYEDLKTISKEFGIPIKDVLRIIYENIGRYINYRH
- a CDS encoding protein of unknown function DUF362 (COGs: COG2006 conserved hypothetical protein~InterPro IPR007160~KEGG: sus:Acid_0388 hypothetical protein~PFAM: protein of unknown function DUF362~SPTR: Q02C16 Putative uncharacterized protein~PFAM: Domain of unknown function (DUF362)), translated to MSIAIVRAEDSYNGTKRVLELIKNEIYEKVGGRERFLIKPNFVSTYTYLSATPRETVEALLEFIHSTFNVSEIIIAESPAMGSAWEGFKNYGYYELKKRFGDIEFADLDDYDYKEIELVDEYGKTFRVPISSIILDNRYVRISPCRAKTHDTVIVTLSIKNIVVGSIRRGYKSRIHRGYYTINYAIAKIATYIMPDLGIVDGVEAMEGNGPVAGDPKRWGVVFASINPVNLDIAVSYGMGFDPHDIGYLYLLANWGYGELDLSKMRIVGESLESIRTKFKPHSTYRDQLSWKRFLAMR